The window tttttttttcagtacaatgaaagtgaatggtgactgaagctaacattctgcctaacatggtGATAGTTAATGGATTGCTCCTGTGGAGTTCAAACCTATAACCTATCAGTTACCAGCCTAGATCACTGACTTGGCTACATGCAGTTTAAAAGCACCCTGAGTAGCCCTTTTCCCCAGCACAGCCCATTTGAAATAGGGCTATTAATAGAAAAGAATTTGTACAGATTAGTGtatcttaatttcttttttttctttctttctttttttcaggtaTCATGCTGGGGTTTGCCCTGAGGCCATACAAGATGTCATACAGAGAAGTGAAGTATTTCTCCTTTCCCGGAGAACTATTGATGCGAATGCTGCAGATGTTAGTGCTCCCCCTACTGGTATCCAGTTTGATTACAGGTATGATATTTTAACTGTTGATTTGAGATTTTTAgattgaaattaatttaaaatgagcGTTTTAAAAGTTACTACAATGCTTGAATTATGCATAATCCCTACACACAAAGTTTAAAAAGCAACACCATTAATACAACGAGAACGTGAGAACGATTTGGATTTGGAATTTAGGGGCGTGGCTGCACTTTTGAAATCATTCTATAggatgtaaaagaaaaaagagatgaaaagaggggcggaaagacaggaaagGAAATTAGTGAGAAGGATAATagtgcaggcattgctccaaaaaggggcagtcGCTCTGAaccgccattaaagatatagggagccccttacctcaCCCTTTCCCTTAACTTAGCCATGAGTGAAAGTGACACCCctttttggagttggtgcaacccccttttggagtaactacacccccttttggagattccaccccaatttggaggtctctggcctgGTGCTATACATACTTGAAATTAGTGGACAAGTAGTACCTGCACAGACAACAAGCAGCTCAAATGTGGAGCACAGAATCAAAGTGTTTGTAAGAGAATTGGTGATGCTAAAATGACTAAATTAGgttttgttattatttgtgttttgttgttttagaaCTATACAGCTATAGGTGTCTCATCAAATATTAATGCACTAATAGCAAATTTGTAGCAAATTCAGAGAGGTGGAAGAGGTGTAAAACATGCTATTATTACTCTGGGAACAGTTTACAGTTTTCTGTAGACAATGACCTCTTTGTGCTTCTATTAAAAGTGCTAGTGAGAATGAGGCAGAGAATGTGAAGAAGACCCCCCATGCAAACTATTCatcatattctattatattctattctattttattatattattctattctattagattagattagataaaATTACATTATGCATTAtgctataataatttaataatattttgtgcCACACTTGGGTGTGGGAGGGGTCTGTTTAGTTAAGTCAGTCCTTTGTAGCTTCACAATATGAGTCATTTCTTTAGTTTGATACAAGTGCATTGGGACACTGTTTGCTGTTGCCGTGGAGACACAAAGAGGGTGGAATGACCACCCAAACCAGGCAGGTGGAATTTCCCAAGCctgtcagaaagagagagagagagagcactagATGAGGAAATGCTAAAGAAGAGAGAGGGAAGTGTGGTCGACACAGGGGGAAAAGAGGAAATTGTGAAGTGAGAGGCTGAACTTAAAAAGAAGTTAGAGAATATGGGCCTCTAGGAGGACAAGGGAATTTAATAATGGAAgctttctcttttttctgttgGGACAGCAGAAAGGCCCCTGACTCTTTCAAAATCCTAACCTTAGTTtgattttattcccttttctatTGTTCAACTCATGCAAATTGACATGTAATCAATACTAAGAGActtttaaagtcaatatgaaactgTGTTTGCATTCCATTTTACCTTAATGTGACGTATTTATATATGAAACAGGACATTCAGTGAGAGAAAATTATagagtgggacttgattttatccactggaAATTGTTTGAATTGTGATTGTAAAAAGTGAGTGTTACCTACtgtaccagaatggagccaggtggttggaggggaggggttgaaaaacaACTGACATCTGCCAAAATATAAAGtagtttcagaggcggagcaagttatcaTATTTTGCAGATTCAAACATTTGTTCTTTGGAATAACCAATGAGGCACCACTgagtcatgcacaataagaccctGAGTATGTGCTTTTCTGATTAACcttatataacaaagaaaaaataaaacatactgtatatacaatgaatcaacatttaacccccactattacccctccccaatcaccaaccccatcctgacccccaacgaacacccctgtggtcacatataagaatacacacacaaaaaaacaacaataaataaataaataaataaataaacaaaaaagaaaatataataatcatacataattaaaactatacttctctctccacagcccctccccaagagtcccccaaaaatgctaaataactgccccatttcctatcaaacaaatcccaaaaccccagccttctacatgacacctccttgaaagctgccaacctccccatctccgcacaccactcccgaaatgagggcactccagccgacttccatccccataaaataagctgtctgccaatcataacactgtcagaacccaattttttatgtgattatcacccatattgatgaccgccccatcgcccaaaatacagagtctggggcaaaatgaaatttgaatgcccaatacgtcacacataaaacagaGTATGTGTTAAGattgtaaataaattaaattaacagccatttgttttttgttaaaacaaTCTTCATGTCTGTGCAATGTATTCAACCATCATGTTACATATGGCTGTAGCTGCTAAATGTAGCATTCTCAAAAACCCTGTTGATGAATGGGATGAACACtataatgttttataataattttaatgtgACCATTAAATGTCCCATCTCAGTTATAAAGATCCTTTGACTGGAATGGGGAAgcagatatttatatatttgttatgtTGTTGTGATATTATACAGTATGCTGTTATCTACAGATTTGTTTGCTATTTATTATTAcatgaggggaaaaaaatcaatgtttattttttccatcCAGGGATGGCAGCATTGGACAGTCGTGCCTCTGGAAAGATGGGCATGCGTGCAGTCATATACTACATGACCACTACTTTCATTGCCGTGTTTATTGGCATCATCATGGTTCTGATTATTCACCCGGGCAAAGGCTCAAAAGATGAATTCACCAAACAGCAGAAGATCGAGCAGGTCAGCCCTGCGGATGCCTTCCTGGATCTCATCAGGTACTGGGACAAGTATAACCTGTCAGTGACTTTAAAATAGGGTACACAGCAAACCAGTGACATCATATTCAATACATGCACTCTTTTTTCAGAAACATGTTTCCGCCTAATCTGGTCCAAGCTTGCACACAACAGGTATGAGCATTTGTTCTCTTGTATCAAAACTGAATCTGTTCATTTGACTTTATATGGTGATCAGAAACTAATGGCTCACCAGTACAATTTGATTAAAAGAGAATTTATCAAATTGATCAAACAGATTATGCATCTGCATTATAACAAACAAGAATTAAAATAATAccttaaaataatgaataataaaaatgttaaatattgtaAGAGTTGGAGATGGTTTTGGAGGAAGTTCTGATGTGACACTttaaagtacaaaaaataaataaaaatcagcatCATTTAGCACTCTTGTTTTGTTTCTGGGAGGCCTTGAATTTATAATCGTAACAATACTGATGACAGGTATTGAAGTTTAATTAATTGAAGATGTAAGGTGCAGACCAATAATCATTTAGCATTTTGAGAACCTGGCTTGAATTGGAGCTACAGCTGTGCTTGTATGGCTGGCCAGAGCTTTGGCAGAGTTGCAGTGCTGCAACAGTTGAATAGAATGGGACAGAAATGGCCATGATACTGAAGAGCCTGACAGTGGCTCACAGTCTGTCCGGATATACTCCCCAGGGACACCCTGTAGCCCACAGGacctaaaaaaatacatttcaaacataGCAAAAGAAACATTCTCTTAACCATGGCTGTGAAAGTTTCCTAGTGCTCCAAATCCCTACATCATAAAAATATCATATAACAGAATCAGTAAAGATTCTTGTatctttttaatgtattttttggtTAGTATTAGATTTCCTTTAGGgtaaatgaaataaaagtaaCTATTCTGATTGCTAATCTGTAAAGACCATTGGACAGTTTGGCTTTTTATCATGCAGCGCTGCTTAAGCTTTCAAGTAGGTTTCTTGCTCAGTTTCATATTTATTCGTTTGACAGATAAGTTTATTCAAACTAACTTAAAATGCATCCAATGTATACATCTTGCCAGCATCTGTGCtgcctgggaattgaacccacaacctttggtGCTGTTAGCTTGTTGAGCTACAGGACATTTTTAAAACTGGTCTCCTTTTGTTCTTTCTCTCCTTTAGTTCAAGACTCAATATGGCAAGAGAATCATTCATGTGAAGATGATAGTGAATGATTCTATATTTAACCTAACTAACGCCACCCAGGAGATCACCCAAGAGGAGGTAATTCCTCTTTCTGGCACCACCAGTGGGGTTAATGCCCTTGGGCTGGTGGTGTTTTCAATGTGCTTCGGCTTCATAATTGGGAATATGAAGGAACAGGGACAGGCTCTCAgagacttcttcaactcactcaaTGAGGCCATCATGAGACTTGTTGCTATTATTATGTGGTGAGTGAtcccaaacacacaaacagaaattagtttagaaactgtgttAGTAGCCCAGGGCAGGTTTTTCAATATTCATCGCTTTTGCTGCTTAAAAATTTGCAATAAACCTCAACTCTGACACAACATTTTATCAAGTGCTTCCCATAAAAATTCATAATTCTTTATTAGATGTTTATTCTGCTTACCAATGCAGATACCATCAACATGGAGTCAGTACTTTCGTatgatgttatttatttaatatctttgaaaggatagtttaccaaaatttttttaattctctcattattttctcaccctcattccatcccagatttgtatgactttctttcttctgctgaacacaaacaaagatttgtagaaaaatatcttatctttgttggtccatacaatacaagtcaacaaggttaaaaactttgaagctcaaaaagcacataaaggcagcaagtaatccatatgactccagtggttaaatctatctcttcagaagtgatatgataggtgtgggtgagaaacagatcaaaatttaagtccttttttttttactatcaatctccactttcactttcaaattcttcttcttttgcttttggtggCATATCGCCacgtactgggcagggaggagaattttatatataaaaaaaagacttaaatattgatccgtttttcacccacacctattatatcgcttctgaagacatggatttaaccactggagtcttatggattacttttatgctgcctttatgtgcttttttgagcttcaatgttttggaccctgttgacttgcattgtatggacctaaagagctgaaatattcttctaaaaatctttgtttttgttcagtaaaagaaagaaagtcatacacatctgggatggcatgagggtgagtaaatgatgagagaataaataACATTAATCCACAAATAGTTGAACTGTGCCAACACAAAATCATCCAGGATACTGTAGAAAGTAGAATTCAACATTCATCAATACATATTTACTATAGGAAACAATTTTGTAGGAATCTCTTATTAAGCTTTTACAGAACTTAAGAATAAAAAATGTCAGACTGAATTGTTGGAGTTTGGCATAAGTCTGTACATTTAGTTTATAAACGTAGTTAGACTCAGACCCAATTTtagattttaaaagttttttagtTGGTCAGAAAGACTTGCCTTATACCTTACAGTACATATAATATACCATATtatgttaatatataatattaattttatcAGTTTGGTGGTTTTGTTTAAAATGGAAATTACATATACAGCACTATAAGCAGTTTTAAACTTCTCAATataggaaaagaccaaaataaatgtataaaaatgtataactcTGCCATCTGAAGGGAAATAAGTGTACCACAAGCAAATGTAAACTCCCTCTCTTCTTCTCAGGTATGCTCCTATTGGAATTCTCTTTCTGATTTCTGGAAAAATCGTGGAGATGGACGACATCACTGAGATGGGCAGTCAGCTGGGCATGTACACTGTCACAGTGATAATTGGCCTCATGATACATGGTATGATCGTTCTACCGACTTTGTACTTTGTCATCACACGGAAGAACCCCTTCATCTTCATCACGGGTTTACTGCAGGCCCTCATCACTGCTCTCGGAACATCTTCCAGGTAGGCCCCCAAATTCATGTTGCAGGAATCAgacatgtttttacatttatgcatttatgcaGACGCTCTTATCCAATGTCTCTTACATACAGGTACATTTGATCAGTTTCTgtattccctgggaattgaatcTATGACCTTAGTGTTGTAAgttcaaaaaaagtaaaaaaatattttttcttctcCCAGCTCAGCCACTCTTCCAGTCACCTTCAAATGCCTGGAAGAGAATAACAAAGTTGACAAACGTGTGACTCGATTTGTGCTGCCTGTTGGAGCTACGATCAACATGGATGGAACAGCACTATATGAAGCCCTGGCAGCCATCTTTATCGCCCAGGTTAACAACATGGACATGAACTTTGGGCAGATCATAACCATTAGGTGGGACTGtttttaaaacatcatataaaagaTGATTCATTAAGAAAACTGAATGAAATACTGTATGAATACATCACAAGTATCACTGACATTCTTTTTAATGATACAGCATTACAGCTACTGCTGCAAGTATTGGGGCGGCAGGAATCCCCCAGGCTGGGCTGGTCACCATGGTGATTGTACTGACCTCTGTCGGACTGCCGACTGATGACATCTCCCTCATCATTGCAGTTGATTGGTTTCTGTGAGTGACCCCTAAAACTGTCAATTGATTTGGTTAAATGATGTTGCACACAAAATATGTTTATTGAAGTGTTTTGCAAAATAaggtagaaaaaaaaacatctttaacaATTGACCACTTCATCCTCACTTTTATTTGGGACTCCCTTCATTTTTCTGTTATCAACCCAGGTTGACACACTTTGACATATGCCCATGAGACTTGCTCCATAtttatatatagtactgtgcaaaagttttaggcacttgggaaaaatgttgcatagtgaggatgtcttcaaaaataatgccataaatagttttcatttatcacttaatgtcatacaaagtccagtaaacataaaaaagctaaatcaatatttggtgtgaacacctttgcctttaaaacagcaccaattctcctaggtacacctggacacagtttttcttggttgttggcagataggatgttccaagcatcttggagaattaaccacagtccttttatctatttaggctgtctcaattgcttctgtctctttatgtaatctcagactgacacgatattCAGTTGGGGGTTCagtgtgggggccatgacatctgttgcagggctccctgttcttctcttctaatcttttctatttgcaaaagtaatgtctgggagtctaacatttatatttcctattgacacactaaagctgaagatataaataaccatcttaagataaatgcttttgtgaaacatatatatatatatatatatatataattttttatttttattttttttttttttttatttcatgaaatTCAATTAGCTTTAACATAGAAACGTAATCAGGTTGGCCAAATTAATCATTCCAGACAGATCCCCTTTCCAACAACTTACACAGCTAAAATAGTCTATTTTTAAACTAGGATGATAACTGAACTGAAAGTGagaaatttttttcaaatgtcaCTGATATTTAGAAGGAAAGTCTCAGGATCAAATTTAGaaggaaagtaaatgttaaagggatagttcacctaaaaataccATTTCTGTCATCgtacactcaccctcatgttgttccaattctCTATGAGTAGTTTTATTCTGTGGATCACTAAAGGAGATCTTAGGcggaatattagcctcagtcaccattcactttcattacatattttttccatacatttc of the Myxocyprinus asiaticus isolate MX2 ecotype Aquarium Trade chromosome 42, UBuf_Myxa_2, whole genome shotgun sequence genome contains:
- the LOC127432956 gene encoding excitatory amino acid transporter 1-like, which gives rise to MTKSSREKSQSSSRVQQIREGIHLRSLKARKKVEDISKDDVKTFLRRNCFVLFTVGAVVIGIMLGFALRPYKMSYREVKYFSFPGELLMRMLQMLVLPLLVSSLITGMAALDSRASGKMGMRAVIYYMTTTFIAVFIGIIMVLIIHPGKGSKDEFTKQQKIEQVSPADAFLDLIRNMFPPNLVQACTQQFKTQYGKRIIHVKMIVNDSIFNLTNATQEITQEEVIPLSGTTSGVNALGLVVFSMCFGFIIGNMKEQGQALRDFFNSLNEAIMRLVAIIMWYAPIGILFLISGKIVEMDDITEMGSQLGMYTVTVIIGLMIHGMIVLPTLYFVITRKNPFIFITGLLQALITALGTSSSSATLPVTFKCLEENNKVDKRVTRFVLPVGATINMDGTALYEALAAIFIAQVNNMDMNFGQIITISITATAASIGAAGIPQAGLVTMVIVLTSVGLPTDDISLIIAVDWFLDRLRTTTNVLGDSIGAGIVEFLSKDELQSGDVELGSSVLEENEVKKPYQMISQENEYENEKQPHTETKM